One genomic window of Myxocyprinus asiaticus isolate MX2 ecotype Aquarium Trade chromosome 5, UBuf_Myxa_2, whole genome shotgun sequence includes the following:
- the nck1a gene encoding cytoplasmic protein NCK1, whose product MDMANLFKHFFRFGKVKQKSCMRELPSSADKYADNDERLYDLNLPALVKFNYTAEREDELSLVKGTRVIVMEKCSDGWWRGTYNGLSGWFPSNYVTEDIDGKMRGDSVSSLKDKLSPMGHNNNSTQVLQTVQALYHFSSGNDEELNFNKGELMDVLEKPENDPEWWKCRKENGQVGLVPKNYVTVVEKSYKELGNSGPPTSNYDYIRPCMNGKFGGRMWYYGKVTRHQAERVLNQRGADGDFLIRDSESTPNDFSISLKAVNKNKHFKVQLKEGLYCIGQRKFSSMEDLVEHYKKAPIFTSEQGDKLYLIKALS is encoded by the exons GGTTTGGGAAGGTGAAGCAGAAAAGCTGTATGAGAGAGTTGCCCTCCAGTGCAGATAAATATGCTGACAATGATGAGCGACTGTATGACCTCAACCTACCTGCACTGGTCAAGTTCAACTACACCGCTGAACGTGAAGATGAACTCTCTTTGGTAAAAGGCACAAGGGTCATCGTCATGGAAAAGTGCAGTGATGGCTGGTGGCGAGGAACTTATAACGGTCTCTCTGGATGGTTCCCCTCCAATTATGTCACGGAGGATATAGATGGGAAAATGAGGGGAGATTCTGTGAGCTCTCTTAAAGATAAACTGTCCCCCATGGGGCACAATAACAATAGCACTCAGGTTCTGCAGACTGTACAAGCACTTTATCATTTTAGCTCCGGCAATGATGAGGAGCTGAATTTTAACAAGGGTGAACTCATGGATGTGTTGGAGAAACCGGAGAATGATCCTGAATGGTGGAAGTGTAGAAAGGAAAATGGACAAGTTGGACTAGTGCCCAAGAACTATGTTACAGTTGTAGAGAAGTCTTATAAAGAACTGGGGAATTCAGGACCACCTACTTCAAACTATGATTACATTAGGCCTTGTATGAATGGAAAGTTTGGAGGAAGGATGTGGTACTATGGCAAAGTGACACGGCACCAGGCGGAGAGGGTATTGAACCAGAGAGGTGCTGATGGTGACTTCCTCATTAGAGACAGCGAGTCTACG cccaacgacttCTCCATCTCTCTGAAGGCAGTAAACAAGAACAAGCATTTCAAGGTGCAGCTAAAAGAGGGACTCTACTGCATCGGTCAGCGCAAGTTCAGCTCTATGGAGGATCTGGTGGAACATTACAAAAAGGCCCCCATATTTACCAGTGAACAGGGAGATAAACTGTACCTGATAAAAGCATTATCCTGA